In Xiphophorus maculatus strain JP 163 A chromosome 2, X_maculatus-5.0-male, whole genome shotgun sequence, one genomic interval encodes:
- the LOC102225031 gene encoding SRSF protein kinase 2-like isoform X4: protein MSSKKVMAIQARKRRPKGKRDKAGHHRRPETQQKAPVSTPPPPPPPPPPPPELAGPTEPEEEILGSDDEEQEDPADYCKGGYHPVKIGDLFNGRYHVIRKLGWGHFSTVWLCWDIQVKNFVAMKVVKSAQHYTETALDEIKLLRCVRESDPGDPNKDMVVQLIDDFKISGVNGIHVCMVFEVLGHHLLKWIIKSNYQGLPLPCVKSIIRQVLQGLDYLHTKCKIIHTDIKPENILMCVDDVFVRRMAMEATEWQKAGAPPPSGSAVSTAPQLKPVSTSDVGKISKNKKKKLKKKQKRQAELLERRMLEIEALEREAEIMEERAKESGDKGDAERSLPSPQQQPPPLGPSMALGESDDDDDDEEDGEEEEEEGGERERPVRLTNHTCAAPPQEQSETPQIPADNQQEEGEEEEEEEEPTPVAEKDAPIPPASEEGNGDSGQADGQEEKEEGEEEEEEEEEEPLKVTENENVKEEEEETEEKVEEEQVEEKQEEDGDIGTEAPKTESKAEEEAAVEEEESKEQEWEEYEEIYDDEDDDDTTTTTTADLFTDSTSPVKQQITKTISAKTNGHVLLVSESLRQNPGTPPTPSPTPEPVLCPLVESELSYTDRDISLSSGYEMYNGEVAEPALTNGSSEQHRAAVPLFPDLPLDPEPGNPIPVGTVDIGTEPATNSPTADRSRTVSSSSTGDTPKVRARAADLLINPLDARNADSIRVKIADLGNACWVHKHFTEDIQTRQYRSIEVLIGAGYGTPADIWSTACMAFELATGDYLFEPHSGEDYSRDEDHIALVTELLGKVPRKVVAAGKFSREFFSKKGELRHITKLKPWSLFDVLVEKYGWSHEDAGHFTQFLLPMLEMVPEKRASAGECLNHPWLSS, encoded by the exons GAGGATACCATCCGGTGAAGATCGGGGATTTATTCAACGGAAGGTACCATGTGATCAGGAAGTTGGGATGGGGCCACTTCTCCACAGTATGGCTGTGCTGGGACATACA AGTGAAGAACTTCGTGGCGATGAAGGTGGTGAAGAGCGCCCAGCACTACACGGAAACGGCCCTGGATGAGATCAAATTGTTGCGATGT GTGAGAGAGAGCGACCCCGGCGACCCGAACAAAGACATGGTGGTGCAGCTGATAGACGACTTCAAGATCTCCGGCGTCAACGGCATAC ATGTGTGTATGGTGTTTGAGGTGCTGGGTCATCACCTGCTGAAATGGATCATTAAATCCAACTACCAAGGTCTGCCGCTGCCGTGTGTCAAGAGCATTATCAGACAG GTCCTGCAGGGTTTGGACTACCTCCACACGAAGTGTAAAATCATCCACACAGACATCAAACCTGAGAACATCCTGATGTGTGTGGACGACGTGTTCGTGAGGCGCATGGCCATGGAGGCCACCGAGTGGCAGAAAGCTGGAGCTCCACCCCCGTCCGGATCAGCTG TTAGCACAGCGCCCCAGCTCAAACCGGTGAGTACGTCTGAT GTGGGAAAAATCTccaagaacaagaagaagaagctgaagaagaaacagaaacgGCAGGCCGAGCTGCTGGAGAGGCGGATGTTGGAGATCGAAGCCTTGGAGCGAGAGGCCGAGATCATGGAGGAGAGAGCCAAAGAGAGCGGTGACAAGGGTGACGCTGAACGCAGCCTGCCTTCgccgcagcagcagccgccACCTCTGGGACCCAGCATGGCTCTGGGAGAGAGCGACGATGACGACGATGACGAGGAggatggagaggaagaagaggaggagggaggagaaagGGAGAGACCCGTCAGGTTGACGAATCATACAT GCGCAGCGCCTCCCCAGGAGCAAAGCGAAACGCCACAAATCCCCGCTGACAACCAACaagaggagggggaggaagaggaagaggaagaagagcccACGCCTGTCGCTGAAAAAGACGCCCCCATACCCCCCGCCTCAGAAGAAGGTAATGGAGATTCAGGACAAGCAGATGGgcaggaagagaaggaggagggagaggaggaggaggaggaagaagaggaggagccactgaaagtgacagaaaatgagaatgtgaaggaagaggaggaggagacggaggaaAAGGTAGAGGAAGAACAAGTAGAGGAGAAACAAGAGGAGGATGGAGACATCGGAACAGAGGCACCAAAGACTGAGAGCAAAGCCGAGGAGGAGGCGGCTGTGGAAGAGGAGGAGTCAAAGGAGCAGGAGTGGGAGGAGTACGAGGAGATATACGACGACGAAGACGACGATGATACGACGACGACGACAACGGCGGACCTCTTCACGGACAGCACCTCTCCGGTTAAACAGCAGATCACTAAAACCATTTCAGCTAAAACTAACGGGCACGTCCTGTTGGTCTCCGAGTCGCTGAGACAAAACCCCGGCACGCCGCCCACTCCCTCGCCCACGCCCGAGCCCGTCCTCTGCCCGCTGGTGGAGTCCGAGCTCAGCTACACGGACCGGGACATCTCGCTCAGCTCCGGGTACGAGATGTACAACGGCGAAGTGGCCGAGCCGGCGCTGACCAATGGCTCCAGCGAGCAGCACCGCGCCGCCGTGCCCCTCTTCCCCGACCTGCCTCTGGACCCCGAGCCCGGAAACCCGATTCCCGTGGGGACGGTGGACATTGGAACAGAACCCGCAACAAATAGCCCCACTGCGGACCGCAGTCGCACCGTTTCATCGTCTAGCACAGGAGACACGCCGAAAG TCAGGGCCAGAGCTGCAGACCTCCTGATCAACCCGCTAGACGCCCGCAACGCCGACTCCATCAGAGTCAAAATCGCTGACCTCGGAAACGCCTGCTGGGTG CACAAGCACTTCACAGAGGACATCCAGACCAGACAGTACCGCTCCATTGAGGTCTTGATAGGAGCCGGATACGGTACGCCGGCGGACATCTGGAGCACCGCCTGCATG GCGTTTGAGCTGGCCACAGGAGATTATCTGTTTGAGCCTCACTCTGGAGAGGACTACTCGCGGGACGAGG ACCACATCGCTCTGGTCACGGAGCTCCTCGGGAAGGTCCCGCGCAAAGTGGTAGCTGCTGGGAAGTTCAGCCGAGAGTTTTTCTCCAAGAAAG GCGAGCTGCGGCACATCACCAAGCTGAAGCCGTGGTCTCTGTTCGACGTGCTGGTCGAAAAATACGGCTGGTCGCACGAAGACGCCGGCCACTTCACTCAGTTCCTGCTGCCCATGCTGGAGATGGTGCCTGAGAAGAGGGCCTCGGCCGGGGAATGCCTAAACCACCCCTGGCTCAGCTCATAG
- the LOC102225031 gene encoding SRSF protein kinase 2-like isoform X1: protein MALNSSLDTKKRWGLALCVLRLRHRALRIRPETQQKAPVSTPPPPPPPPPPPPELAGPTEPEEEILGSDDEEQEDPADYCKGGYHPVKIGDLFNGRYHVIRKLGWGHFSTVWLCWDIQVKNFVAMKVVKSAQHYTETALDEIKLLRCVRESDPGDPNKDMVVQLIDDFKISGVNGIHVCMVFEVLGHHLLKWIIKSNYQGLPLPCVKSIIRQVLQGLDYLHTKCKIIHTDIKPENILMCVDDVFVRRMAMEATEWQKAGAPPPSGSAVSTAPQLKPVSTSDVGKISKNKKKKLKKKQKRQAELLERRMLEIEALEREAEIMEERAKESGDKGDAERSLPSPQQQPPPLGPSMALGESDDDDDDEEDGEEEEEEGGERERPVRLTNHTCAAPPQEQSETPQIPADNQQEEGEEEEEEEEPTPVAEKDAPIPPASEEGNGDSGQADGQEEKEEGEEEEEEEEEEPLKVTENENVKEEEEETEEKVEEEQVEEKQEEDGDIGTEAPKTESKAEEEAAVEEEESKEQEWEEYEEIYDDEDDDDTTTTTTADLFTDSTSPVKQQITKTISAKTNGHVLLVSESLRQNPGTPPTPSPTPEPVLCPLVESELSYTDRDISLSSGYEMYNGEVAEPALTNGSSEQHRAAVPLFPDLPLDPEPGNPIPVGTVDIGTEPATNSPTADRSRTVSSSSTGDTPKVRARAADLLINPLDARNADSIRVKIADLGNACWVHKHFTEDIQTRQYRSIEVLIGAGYGTPADIWSTACMAFELATGDYLFEPHSGEDYSRDEDHIALVTELLGKVPRKVVAAGKFSREFFSKKGELRHITKLKPWSLFDVLVEKYGWSHEDAGHFTQFLLPMLEMVPEKRASAGECLNHPWLSS from the exons GAGGATACCATCCGGTGAAGATCGGGGATTTATTCAACGGAAGGTACCATGTGATCAGGAAGTTGGGATGGGGCCACTTCTCCACAGTATGGCTGTGCTGGGACATACA AGTGAAGAACTTCGTGGCGATGAAGGTGGTGAAGAGCGCCCAGCACTACACGGAAACGGCCCTGGATGAGATCAAATTGTTGCGATGT GTGAGAGAGAGCGACCCCGGCGACCCGAACAAAGACATGGTGGTGCAGCTGATAGACGACTTCAAGATCTCCGGCGTCAACGGCATAC ATGTGTGTATGGTGTTTGAGGTGCTGGGTCATCACCTGCTGAAATGGATCATTAAATCCAACTACCAAGGTCTGCCGCTGCCGTGTGTCAAGAGCATTATCAGACAG GTCCTGCAGGGTTTGGACTACCTCCACACGAAGTGTAAAATCATCCACACAGACATCAAACCTGAGAACATCCTGATGTGTGTGGACGACGTGTTCGTGAGGCGCATGGCCATGGAGGCCACCGAGTGGCAGAAAGCTGGAGCTCCACCCCCGTCCGGATCAGCTG TTAGCACAGCGCCCCAGCTCAAACCGGTGAGTACGTCTGAT GTGGGAAAAATCTccaagaacaagaagaagaagctgaagaagaaacagaaacgGCAGGCCGAGCTGCTGGAGAGGCGGATGTTGGAGATCGAAGCCTTGGAGCGAGAGGCCGAGATCATGGAGGAGAGAGCCAAAGAGAGCGGTGACAAGGGTGACGCTGAACGCAGCCTGCCTTCgccgcagcagcagccgccACCTCTGGGACCCAGCATGGCTCTGGGAGAGAGCGACGATGACGACGATGACGAGGAggatggagaggaagaagaggaggagggaggagaaagGGAGAGACCCGTCAGGTTGACGAATCATACAT GCGCAGCGCCTCCCCAGGAGCAAAGCGAAACGCCACAAATCCCCGCTGACAACCAACaagaggagggggaggaagaggaagaggaagaagagcccACGCCTGTCGCTGAAAAAGACGCCCCCATACCCCCCGCCTCAGAAGAAGGTAATGGAGATTCAGGACAAGCAGATGGgcaggaagagaaggaggagggagaggaggaggaggaggaagaagaggaggagccactgaaagtgacagaaaatgagaatgtgaaggaagaggaggaggagacggaggaaAAGGTAGAGGAAGAACAAGTAGAGGAGAAACAAGAGGAGGATGGAGACATCGGAACAGAGGCACCAAAGACTGAGAGCAAAGCCGAGGAGGAGGCGGCTGTGGAAGAGGAGGAGTCAAAGGAGCAGGAGTGGGAGGAGTACGAGGAGATATACGACGACGAAGACGACGATGATACGACGACGACGACAACGGCGGACCTCTTCACGGACAGCACCTCTCCGGTTAAACAGCAGATCACTAAAACCATTTCAGCTAAAACTAACGGGCACGTCCTGTTGGTCTCCGAGTCGCTGAGACAAAACCCCGGCACGCCGCCCACTCCCTCGCCCACGCCCGAGCCCGTCCTCTGCCCGCTGGTGGAGTCCGAGCTCAGCTACACGGACCGGGACATCTCGCTCAGCTCCGGGTACGAGATGTACAACGGCGAAGTGGCCGAGCCGGCGCTGACCAATGGCTCCAGCGAGCAGCACCGCGCCGCCGTGCCCCTCTTCCCCGACCTGCCTCTGGACCCCGAGCCCGGAAACCCGATTCCCGTGGGGACGGTGGACATTGGAACAGAACCCGCAACAAATAGCCCCACTGCGGACCGCAGTCGCACCGTTTCATCGTCTAGCACAGGAGACACGCCGAAAG TCAGGGCCAGAGCTGCAGACCTCCTGATCAACCCGCTAGACGCCCGCAACGCCGACTCCATCAGAGTCAAAATCGCTGACCTCGGAAACGCCTGCTGGGTG CACAAGCACTTCACAGAGGACATCCAGACCAGACAGTACCGCTCCATTGAGGTCTTGATAGGAGCCGGATACGGTACGCCGGCGGACATCTGGAGCACCGCCTGCATG GCGTTTGAGCTGGCCACAGGAGATTATCTGTTTGAGCCTCACTCTGGAGAGGACTACTCGCGGGACGAGG ACCACATCGCTCTGGTCACGGAGCTCCTCGGGAAGGTCCCGCGCAAAGTGGTAGCTGCTGGGAAGTTCAGCCGAGAGTTTTTCTCCAAGAAAG GCGAGCTGCGGCACATCACCAAGCTGAAGCCGTGGTCTCTGTTCGACGTGCTGGTCGAAAAATACGGCTGGTCGCACGAAGACGCCGGCCACTTCACTCAGTTCCTGCTGCCCATGCTGGAGATGGTGCCTGAGAAGAGGGCCTCGGCCGGGGAATGCCTAAACCACCCCTGGCTCAGCTCATAG
- the LOC102225031 gene encoding SRSF protein kinase 2-like isoform X5 — protein sequence MSHPLLELSLQSSLPETQQKAPVSTPPPPPPPPPPPPELAGPTEPEEEILGSDDEEQEDPADYCKGGYHPVKIGDLFNGRYHVIRKLGWGHFSTVWLCWDIQVKNFVAMKVVKSAQHYTETALDEIKLLRCVRESDPGDPNKDMVVQLIDDFKISGVNGIHVCMVFEVLGHHLLKWIIKSNYQGLPLPCVKSIIRQVLQGLDYLHTKCKIIHTDIKPENILMCVDDVFVRRMAMEATEWQKAGAPPPSGSAVSTAPQLKPVSTSDVGKISKNKKKKLKKKQKRQAELLERRMLEIEALEREAEIMEERAKESGDKGDAERSLPSPQQQPPPLGPSMALGESDDDDDDEEDGEEEEEEGGERERPVRLTNHTCAAPPQEQSETPQIPADNQQEEGEEEEEEEEPTPVAEKDAPIPPASEEGNGDSGQADGQEEKEEGEEEEEEEEEEPLKVTENENVKEEEEETEEKVEEEQVEEKQEEDGDIGTEAPKTESKAEEEAAVEEEESKEQEWEEYEEIYDDEDDDDTTTTTTADLFTDSTSPVKQQITKTISAKTNGHVLLVSESLRQNPGTPPTPSPTPEPVLCPLVESELSYTDRDISLSSGYEMYNGEVAEPALTNGSSEQHRAAVPLFPDLPLDPEPGNPIPVGTVDIGTEPATNSPTADRSRTVSSSSTGDTPKVRARAADLLINPLDARNADSIRVKIADLGNACWVHKHFTEDIQTRQYRSIEVLIGAGYGTPADIWSTACMAFELATGDYLFEPHSGEDYSRDEDHIALVTELLGKVPRKVVAAGKFSREFFSKKGELRHITKLKPWSLFDVLVEKYGWSHEDAGHFTQFLLPMLEMVPEKRASAGECLNHPWLSS from the exons GAGGATACCATCCGGTGAAGATCGGGGATTTATTCAACGGAAGGTACCATGTGATCAGGAAGTTGGGATGGGGCCACTTCTCCACAGTATGGCTGTGCTGGGACATACA AGTGAAGAACTTCGTGGCGATGAAGGTGGTGAAGAGCGCCCAGCACTACACGGAAACGGCCCTGGATGAGATCAAATTGTTGCGATGT GTGAGAGAGAGCGACCCCGGCGACCCGAACAAAGACATGGTGGTGCAGCTGATAGACGACTTCAAGATCTCCGGCGTCAACGGCATAC ATGTGTGTATGGTGTTTGAGGTGCTGGGTCATCACCTGCTGAAATGGATCATTAAATCCAACTACCAAGGTCTGCCGCTGCCGTGTGTCAAGAGCATTATCAGACAG GTCCTGCAGGGTTTGGACTACCTCCACACGAAGTGTAAAATCATCCACACAGACATCAAACCTGAGAACATCCTGATGTGTGTGGACGACGTGTTCGTGAGGCGCATGGCCATGGAGGCCACCGAGTGGCAGAAAGCTGGAGCTCCACCCCCGTCCGGATCAGCTG TTAGCACAGCGCCCCAGCTCAAACCGGTGAGTACGTCTGAT GTGGGAAAAATCTccaagaacaagaagaagaagctgaagaagaaacagaaacgGCAGGCCGAGCTGCTGGAGAGGCGGATGTTGGAGATCGAAGCCTTGGAGCGAGAGGCCGAGATCATGGAGGAGAGAGCCAAAGAGAGCGGTGACAAGGGTGACGCTGAACGCAGCCTGCCTTCgccgcagcagcagccgccACCTCTGGGACCCAGCATGGCTCTGGGAGAGAGCGACGATGACGACGATGACGAGGAggatggagaggaagaagaggaggagggaggagaaagGGAGAGACCCGTCAGGTTGACGAATCATACAT GCGCAGCGCCTCCCCAGGAGCAAAGCGAAACGCCACAAATCCCCGCTGACAACCAACaagaggagggggaggaagaggaagaggaagaagagcccACGCCTGTCGCTGAAAAAGACGCCCCCATACCCCCCGCCTCAGAAGAAGGTAATGGAGATTCAGGACAAGCAGATGGgcaggaagagaaggaggagggagaggaggaggaggaggaagaagaggaggagccactgaaagtgacagaaaatgagaatgtgaaggaagaggaggaggagacggaggaaAAGGTAGAGGAAGAACAAGTAGAGGAGAAACAAGAGGAGGATGGAGACATCGGAACAGAGGCACCAAAGACTGAGAGCAAAGCCGAGGAGGAGGCGGCTGTGGAAGAGGAGGAGTCAAAGGAGCAGGAGTGGGAGGAGTACGAGGAGATATACGACGACGAAGACGACGATGATACGACGACGACGACAACGGCGGACCTCTTCACGGACAGCACCTCTCCGGTTAAACAGCAGATCACTAAAACCATTTCAGCTAAAACTAACGGGCACGTCCTGTTGGTCTCCGAGTCGCTGAGACAAAACCCCGGCACGCCGCCCACTCCCTCGCCCACGCCCGAGCCCGTCCTCTGCCCGCTGGTGGAGTCCGAGCTCAGCTACACGGACCGGGACATCTCGCTCAGCTCCGGGTACGAGATGTACAACGGCGAAGTGGCCGAGCCGGCGCTGACCAATGGCTCCAGCGAGCAGCACCGCGCCGCCGTGCCCCTCTTCCCCGACCTGCCTCTGGACCCCGAGCCCGGAAACCCGATTCCCGTGGGGACGGTGGACATTGGAACAGAACCCGCAACAAATAGCCCCACTGCGGACCGCAGTCGCACCGTTTCATCGTCTAGCACAGGAGACACGCCGAAAG TCAGGGCCAGAGCTGCAGACCTCCTGATCAACCCGCTAGACGCCCGCAACGCCGACTCCATCAGAGTCAAAATCGCTGACCTCGGAAACGCCTGCTGGGTG CACAAGCACTTCACAGAGGACATCCAGACCAGACAGTACCGCTCCATTGAGGTCTTGATAGGAGCCGGATACGGTACGCCGGCGGACATCTGGAGCACCGCCTGCATG GCGTTTGAGCTGGCCACAGGAGATTATCTGTTTGAGCCTCACTCTGGAGAGGACTACTCGCGGGACGAGG ACCACATCGCTCTGGTCACGGAGCTCCTCGGGAAGGTCCCGCGCAAAGTGGTAGCTGCTGGGAAGTTCAGCCGAGAGTTTTTCTCCAAGAAAG GCGAGCTGCGGCACATCACCAAGCTGAAGCCGTGGTCTCTGTTCGACGTGCTGGTCGAAAAATACGGCTGGTCGCACGAAGACGCCGGCCACTTCACTCAGTTCCTGCTGCCCATGCTGGAGATGGTGCCTGAGAAGAGGGCCTCGGCCGGGGAATGCCTAAACCACCCCTGGCTCAGCTCATAG
- the LOC102225031 gene encoding SRSF protein kinase 2-like isoform X3: protein MSSKKAVMAIQARKRRPKGKRDKAGHHRRPETQQKAPVSTPPPPPPPPPPPPELAGPTEPEEEILGSDDEEQEDPADYCKGGYHPVKIGDLFNGRYHVIRKLGWGHFSTVWLCWDIQVKNFVAMKVVKSAQHYTETALDEIKLLRCVRESDPGDPNKDMVVQLIDDFKISGVNGIHVCMVFEVLGHHLLKWIIKSNYQGLPLPCVKSIIRQVLQGLDYLHTKCKIIHTDIKPENILMCVDDVFVRRMAMEATEWQKAGAPPPSGSAVSTAPQLKPVSTSDVGKISKNKKKKLKKKQKRQAELLERRMLEIEALEREAEIMEERAKESGDKGDAERSLPSPQQQPPPLGPSMALGESDDDDDDEEDGEEEEEEGGERERPVRLTNHTCAAPPQEQSETPQIPADNQQEEGEEEEEEEEPTPVAEKDAPIPPASEEGNGDSGQADGQEEKEEGEEEEEEEEEEPLKVTENENVKEEEEETEEKVEEEQVEEKQEEDGDIGTEAPKTESKAEEEAAVEEEESKEQEWEEYEEIYDDEDDDDTTTTTTADLFTDSTSPVKQQITKTISAKTNGHVLLVSESLRQNPGTPPTPSPTPEPVLCPLVESELSYTDRDISLSSGYEMYNGEVAEPALTNGSSEQHRAAVPLFPDLPLDPEPGNPIPVGTVDIGTEPATNSPTADRSRTVSSSSTGDTPKVRARAADLLINPLDARNADSIRVKIADLGNACWVHKHFTEDIQTRQYRSIEVLIGAGYGTPADIWSTACMAFELATGDYLFEPHSGEDYSRDEDHIALVTELLGKVPRKVVAAGKFSREFFSKKGELRHITKLKPWSLFDVLVEKYGWSHEDAGHFTQFLLPMLEMVPEKRASAGECLNHPWLSS from the exons GAGGATACCATCCGGTGAAGATCGGGGATTTATTCAACGGAAGGTACCATGTGATCAGGAAGTTGGGATGGGGCCACTTCTCCACAGTATGGCTGTGCTGGGACATACA AGTGAAGAACTTCGTGGCGATGAAGGTGGTGAAGAGCGCCCAGCACTACACGGAAACGGCCCTGGATGAGATCAAATTGTTGCGATGT GTGAGAGAGAGCGACCCCGGCGACCCGAACAAAGACATGGTGGTGCAGCTGATAGACGACTTCAAGATCTCCGGCGTCAACGGCATAC ATGTGTGTATGGTGTTTGAGGTGCTGGGTCATCACCTGCTGAAATGGATCATTAAATCCAACTACCAAGGTCTGCCGCTGCCGTGTGTCAAGAGCATTATCAGACAG GTCCTGCAGGGTTTGGACTACCTCCACACGAAGTGTAAAATCATCCACACAGACATCAAACCTGAGAACATCCTGATGTGTGTGGACGACGTGTTCGTGAGGCGCATGGCCATGGAGGCCACCGAGTGGCAGAAAGCTGGAGCTCCACCCCCGTCCGGATCAGCTG TTAGCACAGCGCCCCAGCTCAAACCGGTGAGTACGTCTGAT GTGGGAAAAATCTccaagaacaagaagaagaagctgaagaagaaacagaaacgGCAGGCCGAGCTGCTGGAGAGGCGGATGTTGGAGATCGAAGCCTTGGAGCGAGAGGCCGAGATCATGGAGGAGAGAGCCAAAGAGAGCGGTGACAAGGGTGACGCTGAACGCAGCCTGCCTTCgccgcagcagcagccgccACCTCTGGGACCCAGCATGGCTCTGGGAGAGAGCGACGATGACGACGATGACGAGGAggatggagaggaagaagaggaggagggaggagaaagGGAGAGACCCGTCAGGTTGACGAATCATACAT GCGCAGCGCCTCCCCAGGAGCAAAGCGAAACGCCACAAATCCCCGCTGACAACCAACaagaggagggggaggaagaggaagaggaagaagagcccACGCCTGTCGCTGAAAAAGACGCCCCCATACCCCCCGCCTCAGAAGAAGGTAATGGAGATTCAGGACAAGCAGATGGgcaggaagagaaggaggagggagaggaggaggaggaggaagaagaggaggagccactgaaagtgacagaaaatgagaatgtgaaggaagaggaggaggagacggaggaaAAGGTAGAGGAAGAACAAGTAGAGGAGAAACAAGAGGAGGATGGAGACATCGGAACAGAGGCACCAAAGACTGAGAGCAAAGCCGAGGAGGAGGCGGCTGTGGAAGAGGAGGAGTCAAAGGAGCAGGAGTGGGAGGAGTACGAGGAGATATACGACGACGAAGACGACGATGATACGACGACGACGACAACGGCGGACCTCTTCACGGACAGCACCTCTCCGGTTAAACAGCAGATCACTAAAACCATTTCAGCTAAAACTAACGGGCACGTCCTGTTGGTCTCCGAGTCGCTGAGACAAAACCCCGGCACGCCGCCCACTCCCTCGCCCACGCCCGAGCCCGTCCTCTGCCCGCTGGTGGAGTCCGAGCTCAGCTACACGGACCGGGACATCTCGCTCAGCTCCGGGTACGAGATGTACAACGGCGAAGTGGCCGAGCCGGCGCTGACCAATGGCTCCAGCGAGCAGCACCGCGCCGCCGTGCCCCTCTTCCCCGACCTGCCTCTGGACCCCGAGCCCGGAAACCCGATTCCCGTGGGGACGGTGGACATTGGAACAGAACCCGCAACAAATAGCCCCACTGCGGACCGCAGTCGCACCGTTTCATCGTCTAGCACAGGAGACACGCCGAAAG TCAGGGCCAGAGCTGCAGACCTCCTGATCAACCCGCTAGACGCCCGCAACGCCGACTCCATCAGAGTCAAAATCGCTGACCTCGGAAACGCCTGCTGGGTG CACAAGCACTTCACAGAGGACATCCAGACCAGACAGTACCGCTCCATTGAGGTCTTGATAGGAGCCGGATACGGTACGCCGGCGGACATCTGGAGCACCGCCTGCATG GCGTTTGAGCTGGCCACAGGAGATTATCTGTTTGAGCCTCACTCTGGAGAGGACTACTCGCGGGACGAGG ACCACATCGCTCTGGTCACGGAGCTCCTCGGGAAGGTCCCGCGCAAAGTGGTAGCTGCTGGGAAGTTCAGCCGAGAGTTTTTCTCCAAGAAAG GCGAGCTGCGGCACATCACCAAGCTGAAGCCGTGGTCTCTGTTCGACGTGCTGGTCGAAAAATACGGCTGGTCGCACGAAGACGCCGGCCACTTCACTCAGTTCCTGCTGCCCATGCTGGAGATGGTGCCTGAGAAGAGGGCCTCGGCCGGGGAATGCCTAAACCACCCCTGGCTCAGCTCATAG